From Oreochromis niloticus isolate F11D_XX linkage group LG15, O_niloticus_UMD_NMBU, whole genome shotgun sequence:
acctagctaaggacggtagttatgGATTAGATTATAAACACTTAAAGAGAAAGTGCGGTGGGGCTTCGGAGCCTTCTGttgggtagtccagtttactgaagaacacctctaTGGCATTATTTTTGTGCCTCTATTCTGAGCACACATAAATAATTTTTGCAAGtacaaatgttgcattttgaggagaaaattattttgagcaaagaaaagcttaatttgagtgaacaaaattcattgctgcgtgcaagaaatgtatttcagtgtttgctattatccatatacACACAATAACAGCCCTTCTCGCTCAGTTGTTGGCATTTGCtcttgctcagatctctgctctgtgtgctgACATCTGCGGAACGCCatacacctcaggctgtcagatTAAAACAGTTGGTCATGGTTTTGTAACGTAAACGCTGGACCTCCTCTCAGCAacccgctctatctgccattcccaaACAGacatacgcaagtttctccgtgactccGTGGCGTTTAATAGCATTATGATTgtaattagaatcaaacttatgaaCGCAAATGAACGCAAATCGGCTTGATGAAAGCTACTGATAATGAAAAAAAGCATCTTTGAGAAAAATTATCTGaggagaattttttttattttagtctgacctcACTCCCATCTGCtgacatggaggaggcggggtttatgacctatactgcagccagacaccacggggcgatagagacgtgtTGGTTTCATTTTTGGCGAGCTATTAGGTCATCCATATTTTATACTGTCATTGGTCCTGACACATCTGTTTGACCGTCACTAGTTAATCTGGGACGACGGTTGTGCTTCGGTAAGAAACTTGGCTATATTTGTTGTGTAGTGAGCATCTAGTAGCTATTATGTTGGATGTGTTTGGGAACAGAGAATAATTTATTGCATAAAATAGTTCTGATTGCATCAGCTCAGTAGTTTCTGGTAACCACCTGTCACCTTCGGTCCTGAGGCACTGACACCAGTTGCCATATGGCAGAGGGTCGTTGGACCCTGCTGGGGGGTAGCGCCTGTGGGCTCGTCGCTGTGGCTCCCTGTGGCTGCTGCATcatggctgctgggtgaccctcCTCTGAGGCTCTCCTTAGCTCTTTTCTAGGTGGATGCCGCAACTGCCGCTGctgtggtcctccttgggttcTCATGCTCTCCTGctccattttgtgttttttttaaacagattttcacttttctctcttctcctgtttttccttccttcttcttctgttaACTCTCTTTCCTTGATtgtaataactgaaaataaaacaatcaaaatAAAGATCGAATAAACTATGACAATTACATGGACCAGTATAGCCAAAGGTCCATTTGGGaaagtaaatctgttgggcatttTGTTTGACCTTCAGACAATAACTATGATTATCAGTGCTGaacaggacaggcaaaaaaaaagagaaaaaaagggaatATCACTGAATGTATTTGAGCATTTACAGAGCTTGTGCATACTGCTGGATTAATCAGTACAAAAACATGAACGTTACTAATGCTGTTAATTTAGGGCAGCTGGCGTGTAAACCTTACACACTGGGTGTGTAATAAATGTCTGTACAGGCTTCTTTTACAGTATTGATGACAACCATCATCAATTATTTTGCGTCATTCTGtcatatgtaaaaaaaaccaacacaaaTTTAATATCAAATTATGGCGTGCACGGTGTTTATCAGCACGATAATTCTGGGTGAGTAATGTGAGGAGAGCGGTCTGAGCGCTAACGTTAGCTGGCTGCATGACTCGGAGCTTCTTCAGTATGAAATCGAGCCTGCATCCATCAACCAATCAGCAGAGGTGTTTGTGACCTACAGGGATGTTGCAGGAAGAGAACTGTGTGCACAACACCAACACATAATACTGTGTACATGTAAAGAATGCACATGCTTTTTCTTCTATATGTGGTTTTAATGCAGAACAGATGTCATACAAACACAtttgtagacacacacacagagttataGAAAGACAGTTGCTGTGTTTCTATTTAAATCTGATCAAATAAATAGGGAGTACATGACATTGTCACATGACTGTTAACAGTGGACTGACTGAGGAGCAGGATGTGCAGGTGGGAAGTCACATGTTCAAATCTGCCATGTGCCTCTGAGCAAAGTGCTAACAGCAGAGTCCAACACATGACTTATTAGGAAAATATTGACTTATATAAAATATGATGAAATACAACAACAAGGCACAAAAACTGAAATTCCTTTAAATATTAAGTATTAAATAAACTACTAATGACTTTTACAGTTGAATATTTATGATTGTTAACAGGAAAAAGAGAACTtggccaaacaaacaaaaaaaaatcatttgtaCTTCACTTATTTACAGTTTAGTAATTACTGGACAATTAATAAATCCATCACCTgtgtttattaattttttttctaatgaggCAGGTTTGAAGCTCCTTGCACTGCTCTGGCTGTCGTGAACATTTACTCATGGTTATGTCTTTAAAGTTTTAATCACTGGAAGGAACAGTCTGACTTTAACGTGGTGACCACAATCAATCAGTGTGATGAGAAGCTGATGATCAATAACTGACACTGTGTGCAGGTATCAGGTGCGTTCATGTTGCCTTCACTGAACTGTCTTCTAGTCTCAACAGTCTGAACCGACAGCAGACGGATCCGGGAGAGGAAGTCCTGATCATGACGAGGCCTCTCACACCAGCCCTCAGACACGATCAGCTTGGTCAGCTCCTTGCTCTACAAGTTACCAACTCACAAAGTGCAGATCACACAAACTCTGAGGggcttttcctcttcttttggagcCAACACATCCCCCTACAGACAGTCTAAACGCAGCCAGTCACAGAGAGTTCGATATAATGTACCGCTCCTTTGAAGGACGGTTTGGTCTTTGTGGTTGTGTTGTACAAGGTACTATCCAAAGACAGTGTATTGCTGCTGCTCCCCAGGAGGGATTAAAGCTGCCTTCATATCAAGCAGACATTAACACAAAGAATAATCTGACCTCACCGAACGGTGGCGTTACCAACGCCCCGCTGCTCCGGGTGGCCCAAATACCCCGACcaagctctgatgattcagagATGACTGTTCAAAGATTCATTATCACCAAGGAATGTTTGCTCTCTGATAAAATCACCATCAAACAAGTGAAATATGAAGGCCATTATTTCTGCAACAACACCTCTGACAACAAAGAGGTGAGTCTGGTGCTGACAATGTAGACctccatatttttaaaaaacaaaaatccatattctgaaatttaaaatcagtGACCGAGTGCTGCAGTAATCCCAAACCACTGCAATAGTCTGACCTCTGAGTCACAGGAGTTGGGGCTTCAGGGAGGTCAGGTGAAGAGGTGAAATACTCTGTACACAGCACACGCTCAACCTGGTCGCTTTTTACACCGGGAGTGAACGACGTGAGTTTAGTGGTTAGTCCTCTCACAGAGGAGCTTTAAAGAGTTAAAGTGGGTGCAGTCTGGAGCTTTAAGCGATCCCTTAGTGTATTCCTGATTCCACCTGGACAGAAGATGTAATAACCCTGTGCAGAACACGGCATCCTGCACAGAAAGGTGCTCCCATCAAGATTTTCAATAAGATATTTACATTTCTAAGATAGCAGAAAGAATTCTAACTGCAGactttatatacatatatgataatttctttgttttaatatttcacCCCCTGAACATTTGTGCCATTACCACATGCTAAAACAGCTTTTCCTTTCATGCTcacataaattaaataattatgaCATCATTAAAACTTGAGCAACCTGTCATTGTTACATCTTTTGGTTATAAACTGAGAGTCGTGACATGTAGAGGAGAGCTCGGACAACTCTCTCTTCAGCTCAGGCTCTGAAACCTTTCCCTCAGGTTCTTCACGATGCTCTGCTGACCTTCCACCTTCGGCCCTGAGGTTGATCTCATTTTCTGGGAAACATCTTGATCAGCAGACACTGCTGTGGACTTGTTCTGTTCGGTTTTGGCCTTCAGTTCCTCCCTCTGTTGGTATTCGTCAGACTCCTGGTAGGCCCGGCACCGGTCGATGACGGCCATGATGGAGATCTTCTCTCTGCTGGTGGGTGAACGGATCTGGACGTAACTTTCGTCTTTTTTGTCTCTGGCTGTTTCTTCTGGCTCTGGAAACTTCTCCATGACAATGATCTTGTGTTCGGGGTCGTTTGTTAGGGGGGCCTCAGCTGCAATGTAGTAACTGTCATTTGCCACCTGGTCCTGGAGCTTTTGCAGATCACTCATCTGAGATTCACTCAGCCGAGGATCCAGGGAATTGGCTCTGAGGAGCCGTTTGCTGCGTTCCTCCCAGCTGGCGTCCCAGTTTCTGTGAGGCCTTTGTGAAGGAACCCTGCTGGAAGCTTCGTCAGTGAGGAAGCGGCCCGAGGGGCAGCTGGAGTGCCTCCTCAGACTGCTGTCGAACTGCTCCGGGATGGATTGACTCCGACTGACTGCACTCTTCTGGGAGCAGCTGTTGGCGGAGTACTTGGACCGGAGTTCCTGGACGTCGGGCCAGTTGAAGCCTTCGAGGGGAGGAGGTGGACTGAGGGGGCTGCGAGAGTGAGGCCGGCCTGGGGAGACGCCCCTGGAGCTGGAGGTGAAGCCGAGGGTTAAAGACCTCACGTGGTCTACAGGACTCAGCGGCAAAGAAGTCGCCTGCTTATGAGAAACCAGCGGCAGAGTCAGGCTGGGTATACCtgccagaaaaaagaaaaaaaaaaaaacatatttaaggtatatttccagatttttaatcttaaatcaattttaaatttgtttgatttgattACAATGTTCCGATAACCGAAGTAAATGATGAACAAAAGCCGTAATAATCCATAAACATATGTTTGGCTTCTACAGTTGGCATAAATCAAACAATGGTACCATATGCAGGTGTGATATTTTACTTCAGCTTCAGGAAAGATGAGCTCATCACTTTAGGCCGTCCAGATTATAATCTGCCCCTAAGCAGCACATTTTACCGTCTTTACCTGAAGGTGGCAGTACAGTGTCATAACTACATGTGGTaccattgtttttttgtttttcttttcatgcagTGGGCGCAGACTAAGCGTGTGTGGACAGGTTGGACTGATCGGTTGCTCAACAGgaaatggtttatttgaagaaGCAGAGTTTGCTGAAGGCAGGGCAGGCTCAGGCTGAGCAGGACTGAATATATACCCAGTTTTACAAACATGCAGAACAAACATTTACAACAATTAATCTCTTAACATCCAGCAGGTGGCCGAGCCCGCGCAGGACTCAGAGTATGGTCAGGATTAACATCACACTTTCCCCGTACatggtataaaaaaaaagataacttttaaaTCCAGTCTCTTCTGTGTGTTATCACCTTACAGGTGTACTATCTGATTTTCTAAATTAAAATTTCATATAAAATGGATAGGTCGACGATCGATAACCCTAACTGTACCACAAAAGGTCACTGATGACTGTATTTAATTCTCTCTCAAAAGAGAATTAAATACAGTTTCTGAATTGCGTTGGTTGAAGGTTTAGTGGTCCTATGGTCACATAGACAATCAATAGATAGATTTCCTTGAGGATTGTTGGTTTGAAATGTTACGCAGTGTGTAAAGTGATGTACCCGAACCTTCCCTCTCCTCCACCACACTGGCTAAGCTCTTCTTTCCAAAGAGGAGACCCTGACTTCGCTGTCGGACCACCGGACTGGAGGTTTTGATTCGCTGACTGTACTGACGAGCCAGGTGGAGGACTTTGCTCGCCATCTTGTCCACTTCAACCACCTGGTCTGAAGCGCTACTGGGGCGCTCCTTTTCTGCCTCCACCTTCAGCTGGGTGACCCGAGGCACTGGAGCCCTGAGAACGGCGGCCTCTTCCCCAAACATCTTTAGCGTGTCCCTCACGCTTCCTGTCCGGTTCACCTCCGAGGCTTTGGGCTTGAGGGGCATAGGGCTTGTCGACTCTTCTTTGATGGTGCTGAGATCAGAAGCTCTGCTTTCTTGGGAAGAGTTTTTGGTTGGGAAAGAAAGGCCGGAGATTCTGGAGGTTACTGGAGCTTCTTTGGTTCGATCCTGCCCTTCATCTTCACTCTGGGATTTTGTGATGTGTCGCTCCATCGCCTGCCAGATCTTAATCATTTTAGATGAAGGTTTGAACTCTTCATCATCAGAGAGATTATCCTGCACACTTTGAGACCTGGACCTCTGGCTGCCTTCTGAATCTTCTGGATCAGTGCTTCTTTGTTCAGACTTCAAAGAGTCCAAAGAGCCACTACAGCCCATAAGATCCTGGGTATTTTGGGGTAAAGCAGAGTGTGACTCTGCAGAAGTAGGGTCCacagtggaggtggaggaggtcgAGGTGCTGTTGAACCGGCTGACGGAGCTCCTGACCAACCCAGATGGGATGTATGTGAGGCTCTCTCTGCGCCGAAGACTGAAAGTGGCGTCTTGGTTTTCAGCATTTTCATAGtaactcttgattttcccaatGAGCAGCTGGTCCTGCTTGGACAGCGTGGAGTCCCGTCTTCGCCTAATGCTTCGGTCGCTATCAAAGATACTGTCATCTCGAGGAGACAGCATAGTCAAATCTGTCCCACCGAAGGTCTCTGCAGGATCAGCAACAAAGCTGCAGAGCCGCGGAGGTCGGTCGTCTGCTTCGGCACTCaggctgaggctgctgccacTCCTGCTGGGTAACCGAGGTGAAGGACAACCGAGCGAGCGGGCGTCGTCCTGGGCCACGCTGCCTCGCTTGATGCTGTTGGTAAAGTGCTGGGCGATGGCGCTAGCTTTGTCCAGGACGGAGGACGGGAGGATGCTGGTGGCTTCGCCTTCCTTCTCTGCTATCTCCTTCTCGTTGTCCTCATCCTCAGAGGACTCTCCACTGCTCAAGGTCTTCAAATCCAAATCAGGTGTAGCTGAGGATGGCTCCTCTGTGGGTTCTGGATCTACTTCATGTTTCAGGTCGTCTGACTTTTGACAGGAATTGGAGATGTTGGAAGGAGTCGGATCAGTGAAATGTTCTGGTTCTGAGATTGGTTCAGACATCTTCTCCTGTGGTAGCTTCTCTACAGCTGGCTGGGCAGGACAAAAATACAGAAGCAGTAATTAGAGGTGGGAAATACAGCCATGATGCAAAAGATTACAACCACCTGCAAACACCCCCCACCCCTCAAAACCAACCAGCACTGACAGCCCAGAGATCGGGCGATCTGGAGATGGCCTCACACCTGCAAGTCAGCGACTGAGTGTTACTTACCTGCTTAGGTGTCGGCTCTGTGCCACCTGGCTCTTCTTCTTCAGGGAGTTGTCCATTTTCTTTGTTAGAGTTGTCTGAAGAGACGCCACCTCCCTCTGCGTCcttcagcaaaaaacaaacagaacaggaagtCAAGAAAAGCTGGaggaaaagaaatgtttttacaatatgattaaaaaaaaaaatcaaaccaagAAGTCATTAGTGTCATTCATGGAAAAGCTGCTTACTCAGTTTTAAAGAGTgtctgttattattgtgtgaacTGAACCTTTATTTATTACATGATACAGAGCAGCCACCAATGCAAATCAATGCAACAGAACTGTGAGAGGCAGCAGCAAACGTCCAGTTCATCCAACCACACCTAGAAACGCGGGGTCACCCATCGTATTCATGTTCACAGCAATAAAGACAAAGATGGATGTAAAGCTGCAGGACGAATGTTCGAAGTTTTAAACTTTGCAAAGATAAAAAGCCAAAAACAGTCAAAGAGCCATTCAAATTCTTTAATACGATAGGAAGAGTTTTTGGGAAGTCCTTGTTGGTTTGGTTTCCAGAGTCAGGTGTTTCAGTGCACACAGACAACCTTCGCTTAGCAAAAACACTCGATCCAAGGAAAACTGTCAGCATGCCTCATTAACCTGCTCACATTTCAGTTTACAATAAACAACTTCTGAAGTTAATGTCCCCAACTGAAGGAGGCACTGAAGGAGGCACCGAAGGAGACACTGCAGGAGGCACAGCAGTCACTGAGATTATTTCTCAATATGAAAATGTAGAGCACTCGTGTTGTTGGAAAACATAACAGAAAATGCTTTTGTAGTAAAAGAAGCTTGTTTTTCATGCTGCTGTGTAACAATGTGCACACCCGGGATTGTTACAATCCAGCCCTGGTGTCCTGACCTGGTACTGATGTTGTTCAGACATCAAACTGATGTCATGATCAACAAACCAAATAATGTTCGAGACAATGACCACAGTATGGCCTTCAGTGAAAAGATTACGGTGGACAGCTGCAGGCTGAAGCACTTTGCATGAGGTATGTGGCATGGACCTGTTCTTTATTTCCACCTTTGAAAAGCAAACATGGGACATAATATTTGGGCAGCTGGCTCAGCGACTTTGGGCTGTACAGACACTGTGAGCTGCATTCATATCAACAACCGACCTAAAAACAGGACCTGGTCGCTCACCTCCTCACACAGACTCTTATAGACTTACAGAAGTTacacctgtttgtgtgtgaattAGCTACAGTAGTAGGTTACCCTGGatatttatgcacatttctgctttTAGTAATCATAAAATAAAGTTCTGCACCAGTTCTGCCATAACAAGAATAATAACGGCATAAAGCTCTTTCTGGTTTAGATGCTCAGTTTGGTCAGCTTTTTTCAATTGTAGGAAACATCATCTtcaaatgttttctctttttaaacacCAGAGGATGTATTTATTCAAATAGCAGAGGACCCAGGATGGAACCCTGTGGAGCTCCACATGTTAGCTAACCAACTAGCCATCAGAACAGGAGCATACTGCTTGTTTTTAAGTCTCTTATAATGGATTAGAACTAGTAGAACTCTTAGGTCAGGTGATAAGTTGCTGCTGATTGTTCCTAGAAGCAGACTAAGAGACAGAGGTGACCGGGCCTTTACGATTGCTGTGCCTAAACTTTGGACCAGTCTGCCTCTTCAAATGAGGATCTCGCCAACACTCAACATTTTTAAATCCtgtctgaaaacacatttttactccCTAACTTTTAACTGTGactgagtttttgttttgttctctttgtgtgcgtttgtttcactttttagtttgtacagcactttggtcaactgtgttgtttttaaatgtgcttataaATAAACAGATTGATAAGACACACAGAGCTTAGGACTTTAGAGATGATGACTGAGGTAATGAGTGCTCATAAAACCTCAACATCTTTCTGATTTGATAGATGTGAGCTTTTAACAGAGCTTGGCAAGCAGTTTGCTGTTGCTTCCAGTCTTTGTACTAATCTAAGCTAAACCTTTTGCAGAGAAAGCGATCCATCTGAAACAATCTGActcaaggaaaacaaaaaacaatgaacTTCATCCAAACATTGTCAGTTCCTTTAAACGCTGCCCCATGTGGTCACCCTGCGGTAGTTAAGCGTGTTGAACCCAAGCATGCAGCTCGGCTGGTGTTAGACGCCCATGCAGCAGTTACTTGGAGCTCCACAGCAGCATCCTTGTAGCGCGTTACAGGTGCTGTGGGCGATGAAGACCGGGCTGGCACCGGAAAGCCTCACCGTCCCTGCGGCGGAAAGGAAGGCCTGGACAGTGACGTGCCAGCAGGAGATGGCAGCGAGCACGGAGCTGGCAAAGTCGTCTACCTGCTCGTCCTCCAGCAGAGCATCATCCAACTGACCCACCTCTTCCTCTTCCACGCTGCACAGCAGTCGCTCCAGCGAGTCCTTCCTGCTGCCGAGCTCTGCCTCCTCCTCCGTGACAGAGTCCCCCAGCATGCTGCTGCTGACGGCGGCCCGCAGAGAGCGCCTGTCATCTGAGCACTGCAGGACGTCACACACTATGATGTTTCTGCTTCCTAAATCTAAAGTGTGGCTCTGACAGCAGGACCGA
This genomic window contains:
- the plekhg3 gene encoding pleckstrin homology domain-containing family G member 3 isoform X2, translating into MGYQRSMWRSLAGGGGGDVTVVRCFCSEEQVKISFRSVEEDRRLRRVFVRRWFGGLSVSLLFRYLAKPSEDWLAESPRLSTASISSDERAPSATPSDSSDLLACYRRPVSLISTLSSGSGSSRDDNLALPPSITSSSSDPDINLNLSPEEGAADLQGSSPQPNRKGQSFIHNKNNNNKDWKASHTSSRRQPASPFIRASMAPNPQLTYLDRVVMEIIETERMYVRDLRMIVEDYLAHIIDQSDQSDLSIRPELVCALFGNIEDIYEFNSELLQDLDQCDNDPVAIARCFVMKSEYFDIYTQYCTNYPNSVAALTECMRNKSLAKFFRDRQSSLKRSLPLGSYLLKPVQRILKYHLLLQEIEKHFDPEEDGYEVVEEALYTMTGVAWYINDMKRKHEHAVRLQEVQSLLLNWKGPDLTTYGELVLEGNFKVHRAKNERTLFLFDRVLLITKRRGEHYVYKTHISCSTLTLNENAKDSLSFSVMHYKNPKQPHTVQAKTVEEKKLWAHHIKRIIVENHQAIIPQKAKEAILEMDSIYPSKYRYSPERLKKATSCHSDEFPRDARQGRRQSEPIKQTLKSNKALLECSDDRRSLRAAVSSSMLGDSVTEEEAELGSRKDSLERLLCSVEEEEVGQLDDALLEDEQVDDFASSVLAAISCWHVTVQAFLSAAGTDAEGGGVSSDNSNKENGQLPEEEEPGGTEPTPKQPAVEKLPQEKMSEPISEPEHFTDPTPSNISNSCQKSDDLKHEVDPEPTEEPSSATPDLDLKTLSSGESSEDEDNEKEIAEKEGEATSILPSSVLDKASAIAQHFTNSIKRGSVAQDDARSLGCPSPRLPSRSGSSLSLSAEADDRPPRLCSFVADPAETFGGTDLTMLSPRDDSIFDSDRSIRRRRDSTLSKQDQLLIGKIKSYYENAENQDATFSLRRRESLTYIPSGLVRSSVSRFNSTSTSSTSTVDPTSAESHSALPQNTQDLMGCSGSLDSLKSEQRSTDPEDSEGSQRSRSQSVQDNLSDDEEFKPSSKMIKIWQAMERHITKSQSEDEGQDRTKEAPVTSRISGLSFPTKNSSQESRASDLSTIKEESTSPMPLKPKASEVNRTGSVRDTLKMFGEEAAVLRAPVPRVTQLKVEAEKERPSSASDQVVEVDKMASKVLHLARQYSQRIKTSSPVVRQRSQGLLFGKKSLASVVEEREGIPSLTLPLVSHKQATSLPLSPVDHVRSLTLGFTSSSRGVSPGRPHSRSPLSPPPPLEGFNWPDVQELRSKYSANSCSQKSAVSRSQSIPEQFDSSLRRHSSCPSGRFLTDEASSRVPSQRPHRNWDASWEERSKRLLRANSLDPRLSESQMSDLQKLQDQVANDSYYIAAEAPLTNDPEHKIIVMEKFPEPEETARDKKDESYVQIRSPTSREKISIMAVIDRCRAYQESDEYQQREELKAKTEQNKSTAVSADQDVSQKMRSTSGPKVEGQQSIVKNLRERFQSLS
- the plekhg3 gene encoding pleckstrin homology domain-containing family G member 3 isoform X4 yields the protein MPEGSLCSSSDLPMDEGGLSVSLLFRYLAKPSEDWLAESPRLSTASISSDERAPSATPSDSSDLLACYRRPVSLISTLSSGSGSSRDDNLALPPSITSSSSDPDINLNLSPEEGAADLQGSSPQPNRKGQSFIHNKNNNNKDWKASHTSSRRQPASPFIRASMAPNPQLTYLDRVVMEIIETERMYVRDLRMIVEDYLAHIIDQSDQSDLSIRPELVCALFGNIEDIYEFNSELLQDLDQCDNDPVAIARCFVMKSEYFDIYTQYCTNYPNSVAALTECMRNKSLAKFFRDRQSSLKRSLPLGSYLLKPVQRILKYHLLLQEIEKHFDPEEDGYEVVEEALYTMTGVAWYINDMKRKHEHAVRLQEVQSLLLNWKGPDLTTYGELVLEGNFKVHRAKNERTLFLFDRVLLITKRRGEHYVYKTHISCSTLTLNENAKDSLSFSVMHYKNPKQPHTVQAKTVEEKKLWAHHIKRIIVENHQAIIPQKAKEAILEMDSIYPSKYRYSPERLKKATSCHSDEFPRDARQGRRQSEPIKQTLKSNKALLECSDDRRSLRAAVSSSMLGDSVTEEEAELGSRKDSLERLLCSVEEEEVGQLDDALLEDEQVDDFASSVLAAISCWHVTVQAFLSAAGTDAEGGGVSSDNSNKENGQLPEEEEPGGTEPTPKQPAVEKLPQEKMSEPISEPEHFTDPTPSNISNSCQKSDDLKHEVDPEPTEEPSSATPDLDLKTLSSGESSEDEDNEKEIAEKEGEATSILPSSVLDKASAIAQHFTNSIKRGSVAQDDARSLGCPSPRLPSRSGSSLSLSAEADDRPPRLCSFVADPAETFGGTDLTMLSPRDDSIFDSDRSIRRRRDSTLSKQDQLLIGKIKSYYENAENQDATFSLRRRESLTYIPSGLVRSSVSRFNSTSTSSTSTVDPTSAESHSALPQNTQDLMGCSGSLDSLKSEQRSTDPEDSEGSQRSRSQSVQDNLSDDEEFKPSSKMIKIWQAMERHITKSQSEDEGQDRTKEAPVTSRISGLSFPTKNSSQESRASDLSTIKEESTSPMPLKPKASEVNRTGSVRDTLKMFGEEAAVLRAPVPRVTQLKVEAEKERPSSASDQVVEVDKMASKVLHLARQYSQRIKTSSPVVRQRSQGLLFGKKSLASVVEEREGSGIPSLTLPLVSHKQATSLPLSPVDHVRSLTLGFTSSSRGVSPGRPHSRSPLSPPPPLEGFNWPDVQELRSKYSANSCSQKSAVSRSQSIPEQFDSSLRRHSSCPSGRFLTDEASSRVPSQRPHRNWDASWEERSKRLLRANSLDPRLSESQMSDLQKLQDQVANDSYYIAAEAPLTNDPEHKIIVMEKFPEPEETARDKKDESYVQIRSPTSREKISIMAVIDRCRAYQESDEYQQREELKAKTEQNKSTAVSADQDVSQKMRSTSGPKVEGQQSIVKNLRERFQSLS
- the plekhg3 gene encoding pleckstrin homology domain-containing family G member 3 isoform X6, coding for MPEGSLCSSSDLPMDEESPRLSTASISSDERAPSATPSDSSDLLACYRRPVSLISTLSSGSGSSRDDNLALPPSITSSSSDPDINLNLSPEEGAADLQGSSPQPNRKGQSFIHNKNNNNKDWKASHTSSRRQPASPFIRASMAPNPQLTYLDRVVMEIIETERMYVRDLRMIVEDYLAHIIDQSDQSDLSIRPELVCALFGNIEDIYEFNSELLQDLDQCDNDPVAIARCFVMKSEYFDIYTQYCTNYPNSVAALTECMRNKSLAKFFRDRQSSLKRSLPLGSYLLKPVQRILKYHLLLQEIEKHFDPEEDGYEVVEEALYTMTGVAWYINDMKRKHEHAVRLQEVQSLLLNWKGPDLTTYGELVLEGNFKVHRAKNERTLFLFDRVLLITKRRGEHYVYKTHISCSTLTLNENAKDSLSFSVMHYKNPKQPHTVQAKTVEEKKLWAHHIKRIIVENHQAIIPQKAKEAILEMDSIYPSKYRYSPERLKKATSCHSDEFPRDARQGRRQSEPIKQTLKSNKALLECSDDRRSLRAAVSSSMLGDSVTEEEAELGSRKDSLERLLCSVEEEEVGQLDDALLEDEQVDDFASSVLAAISCWHVTVQAFLSAAGTDAEGGGVSSDNSNKENGQLPEEEEPGGTEPTPKQPAVEKLPQEKMSEPISEPEHFTDPTPSNISNSCQKSDDLKHEVDPEPTEEPSSATPDLDLKTLSSGESSEDEDNEKEIAEKEGEATSILPSSVLDKASAIAQHFTNSIKRGSVAQDDARSLGCPSPRLPSRSGSSLSLSAEADDRPPRLCSFVADPAETFGGTDLTMLSPRDDSIFDSDRSIRRRRDSTLSKQDQLLIGKIKSYYENAENQDATFSLRRRESLTYIPSGLVRSSVSRFNSTSTSSTSTVDPTSAESHSALPQNTQDLMGCSGSLDSLKSEQRSTDPEDSEGSQRSRSQSVQDNLSDDEEFKPSSKMIKIWQAMERHITKSQSEDEGQDRTKEAPVTSRISGLSFPTKNSSQESRASDLSTIKEESTSPMPLKPKASEVNRTGSVRDTLKMFGEEAAVLRAPVPRVTQLKVEAEKERPSSASDQVVEVDKMASKVLHLARQYSQRIKTSSPVVRQRSQGLLFGKKSLASVVEEREGSGIPSLTLPLVSHKQATSLPLSPVDHVRSLTLGFTSSSRGVSPGRPHSRSPLSPPPPLEGFNWPDVQELRSKYSANSCSQKSAVSRSQSIPEQFDSSLRRHSSCPSGRFLTDEASSRVPSQRPHRNWDASWEERSKRLLRANSLDPRLSESQMSDLQKLQDQVANDSYYIAAEAPLTNDPEHKIIVMEKFPEPEETARDKKDESYVQIRSPTSREKISIMAVIDRCRAYQESDEYQQREELKAKTEQNKSTAVSADQDVSQKMRSTSGPKVEGQQSIVKNLRERFQSLS